In one window of Microbacterium sp. PM5 DNA:
- a CDS encoding Dyp-type peroxidase translates to MSDNRRVPISPQSVDAPLTTSAVFLVMTVGDDADEIATARSVLGDLSGLLKTVGIRDLDAALACTVGIGARVWSALTGRSMPAELHPFRPIDGAVHRAPSTPGDLLFHIRANRRDLCFEFERLLLEALGSSAVVVDETEGFRYFDIRDLLGFIDGTANPVGADLPESTLVGDEDPAGRGGSYVVVQKYVHPLDRWNALSAEQQEAVIGRRKFDGVELDDAESGQKAHKTLATIVDDDGVEHDILRDNMPFGSPATQFGTYFIGYSRRLWVIEKMLERMFIGDPPGLHDRLLDFSTPLTGSTFFVPSADVLDGLGDSA, encoded by the coding sequence GTGAGTGATAACCGCCGTGTGCCCATTTCGCCGCAGAGTGTCGATGCTCCGCTGACGACGTCGGCGGTCTTCCTGGTCATGACGGTGGGCGACGACGCCGACGAGATCGCCACCGCGCGCTCGGTGTTGGGGGACCTCTCGGGACTGCTCAAGACCGTCGGCATCCGAGACCTCGATGCCGCGCTCGCCTGCACGGTCGGCATCGGCGCGCGTGTCTGGTCGGCGCTCACCGGACGCTCGATGCCGGCAGAGCTCCACCCCTTCCGGCCTATCGACGGCGCGGTGCATCGCGCCCCGAGCACGCCGGGAGATCTGCTCTTCCACATCCGCGCGAACCGCCGCGACCTGTGTTTCGAGTTCGAGAGGCTGTTGCTCGAAGCGCTGGGCTCGAGCGCTGTCGTCGTCGACGAGACCGAGGGCTTCCGCTATTTCGACATCCGCGACCTGCTCGGTTTCATCGACGGCACGGCCAACCCGGTGGGCGCCGACCTGCCCGAGTCCACCCTCGTCGGCGACGAGGACCCCGCCGGACGCGGCGGAAGCTACGTCGTCGTGCAGAAGTACGTGCACCCGCTCGACCGGTGGAACGCGCTCTCCGCAGAGCAGCAGGAAGCAGTCATCGGGCGACGCAAGTTCGACGGCGTCGAACTGGACGATGCGGAGTCGGGCCAGAAGGCGCACAAGACCCTCGCGACCATCGTCGACGACGATGGCGTCGAGCACGACATCCTCCGCGACAACATGCCGTTCGGCAGCCCGGCGACCCAGTTCGGCACTTACTTCATCGGCTACTCGCGTCGACTCTGGGTGATCGAGAAGATGCTGGAGCGGATGTTCATCGGTGACCCTCCGGGACTCCACGACCGACTGCTCGACTTCTCCACTCCGCTCACCGGCTCCACCTTCTTCGTACCGTCGGCCGACGTCCTCGATGGCCTGGGCGACTCCGCCTAG
- a CDS encoding AAA family ATPase — protein MRIVVSGTHASGKSTLIADFARRHPEYAVFADPFELIDESDDRPAAAMFASQLRLAAGRLIERESGENLIAERGPLDFLAYLLALDELGRTALDRSTLSSAIVRTRAALETVDHLVVLPLTAAHPINVGDDEDAALREAMNDVLLDLLDDSDVIPAKLTVTEVTGSPAERLATIETLIAEPRSSERA, from the coding sequence GTGCGCATCGTCGTCTCGGGAACTCATGCCAGTGGCAAGAGCACGCTCATCGCCGACTTTGCGCGGCGGCATCCGGAGTACGCCGTGTTCGCCGACCCGTTCGAGCTCATCGACGAGTCGGACGATCGACCGGCCGCGGCGATGTTCGCCTCGCAGCTGCGACTCGCAGCGGGCCGGCTGATCGAGCGAGAATCGGGTGAGAACCTCATCGCCGAGCGCGGCCCGCTCGACTTCTTGGCCTATCTGCTGGCACTGGATGAGCTCGGGCGCACGGCGCTCGACCGCTCGACGCTCTCGAGTGCGATTGTCCGCACGCGCGCGGCGCTGGAGACAGTCGATCACCTCGTGGTGCTCCCGCTGACGGCTGCTCATCCGATCAACGTCGGCGACGACGAGGATGCCGCGCTGCGCGAGGCCATGAACGACGTGCTGCTGGACCTTCTGGACGACTCTGACGTCATCCCGGCGAAGCTGACGGTGACGGAGGTCACGGGATCGCCCGCAGAGCGCCTCGCCACGATCGAGACACTGATCGCTGAGCCGCGGAGTTCCGAGCGGGCCTAG
- a CDS encoding IclR family transcriptional regulator yields MSDAVVKSADRALVVLEFVAERSAATFSEIAGGLALPRSSAHGLLNTLASSGWLVFDPATKLYSLGLRAWQVGQRYEGHRDIVAAAQPRMDALAAQLGETVQLARLDGLENVYIAISDSPNPMRLASSVGMRLPSYATGIGKALLSMLDPADAGHRLRAIERRAYTAHTVTGADELLAVLGAARAQRFAVDDEEFTEGCRCVAVPLTRMDAAGLYTAMSVTMPTFRTTEAWPRDVLGPLRDTAAAIQDSLGIAAP; encoded by the coding sequence ATGAGTGACGCCGTGGTCAAGTCAGCCGATCGGGCGCTCGTTGTCCTCGAGTTCGTCGCCGAGCGCAGTGCCGCGACCTTCAGCGAGATCGCCGGCGGTCTCGCCCTTCCGCGCTCCAGTGCACACGGGCTGCTCAACACCCTCGCCTCGAGCGGCTGGCTCGTGTTCGACCCCGCGACCAAGCTCTACTCGCTCGGGCTCCGCGCATGGCAGGTGGGTCAGCGTTACGAGGGTCACCGCGACATCGTCGCGGCCGCGCAGCCGCGCATGGATGCCCTCGCGGCTCAGCTGGGGGAGACCGTCCAGCTCGCGCGACTCGACGGCCTCGAGAACGTCTACATCGCCATCAGCGATTCGCCGAATCCCATGCGGCTGGCCTCGTCGGTCGGCATGCGCCTGCCTTCCTATGCCACGGGAATCGGGAAGGCCCTGCTGTCCATGCTCGATCCGGCCGACGCGGGCCATCGCCTGCGCGCCATCGAACGGCGCGCGTATACGGCGCACACGGTGACCGGCGCCGACGAGCTGCTCGCGGTACTGGGTGCGGCGCGAGCGCAGCGCTTCGCCGTCGACGATGAGGAATTCACCGAAGGATGCCGCTGCGTCGCCGTGCCGCTGACGCGGATGGACGCCGCCGGCCTCTACACCGCGATGTCGGTCACCATGCCCACCTTCCGCACCACCGAGGCGTGGCCCCGCGACGTTCTCGGGCCTCTTCGCGACACCGCCGCGGCCATCCAGGACAGCCTCGGGATCGCTGCGCCCTGA
- a CDS encoding sugar ABC transporter substrate-binding protein, whose protein sequence is MSWKKRLVALGATAVIASLALSGCSKAGDSAGAATASAGQKITIGVVITGISMYPYYQAQAAGIEAAAKAEGSDVDVVVLDSQASDQTEQSNVEQMINRKVNALIFTPGSAEAGAALATQAKNAGIPVVAVDRKAGDDTAAYVGYDNVKLGEAMATYAVKQLGGKGNIGGEIGVAGVVNVINRAKGWQNVISQNPGITYVGEVETGFDPAQAYTVTQNLLTGHPETQYLLVMDDNTALGTIRAVKESGKDVKVVGLGAQTAGLKAVQDGDMAATVLMKPYELGYVGLQTAVKIARGEKYDPAPTFDNPVITKDNVADFIGKEGVGW, encoded by the coding sequence GTGAGCTGGAAGAAGAGGCTGGTCGCGCTGGGGGCGACCGCTGTGATTGCGAGCCTGGCGTTGTCCGGGTGCAGCAAGGCAGGAGACTCCGCGGGCGCCGCAACGGCGAGCGCGGGGCAGAAGATCACCATCGGCGTGGTGATCACGGGTATCTCGATGTACCCCTACTACCAGGCCCAGGCCGCCGGCATCGAAGCCGCCGCGAAGGCCGAAGGCAGCGACGTCGACGTCGTCGTGCTCGACAGCCAGGCGAGTGACCAGACCGAGCAGTCGAACGTCGAGCAGATGATCAACCGCAAGGTCAACGCGCTGATCTTCACGCCCGGCTCCGCCGAGGCCGGCGCGGCCCTCGCCACCCAGGCCAAGAACGCCGGCATCCCCGTCGTCGCCGTCGACCGCAAGGCAGGCGACGACACGGCCGCCTACGTCGGCTACGACAACGTCAAGCTCGGCGAGGCCATGGCCACCTATGCCGTGAAGCAGCTGGGTGGCAAGGGCAACATCGGCGGAGAGATCGGTGTCGCCGGTGTCGTCAACGTCATCAACCGGGCCAAGGGCTGGCAGAACGTGATCTCCCAGAACCCCGGCATCACGTATGTCGGCGAGGTCGAGACCGGGTTCGACCCCGCACAGGCCTACACCGTGACGCAGAACCTGCTCACCGGTCACCCCGAGACGCAGTACCTGCTCGTCATGGACGACAACACCGCACTCGGCACCATCCGCGCCGTCAAGGAGTCCGGCAAGGACGTGAAGGTCGTAGGCCTCGGCGCGCAGACTGCGGGCCTGAAGGCCGTGCAGGACGGTGACATGGCCGCAACGGTGCTCATGAAGCCCTACGAGCTCGGCTACGTCGGCCTGCAGACCGCCGTGAAGATCGCGCGCGGCGAGAAATACGACCCGGCACCCACCTTCGACAACCCCGTCATCACGAAGGACAACGTCGCCGACTTCATCGGCAAGGAGGGCGTGGGCTGGTGA
- a CDS encoding sugar ABC transporter ATP-binding protein codes for MNTPTAAAASGTPVLEARGLTKSFGTARVVDGIHLSLLPGRVHALVGENGAGKSTIIKMLCGVEQPDEGELLLDGEAITLHAPADAASARIATVYQELDVIDELTVAQNVMLGREVRRGPFLDDRASARLAAAALARAGSTVDTQAYPRDLSLAQQQRIVIARCLLAEARVLILDEPTAALGPHEVDDLAVLVRELTASGVSVLFVSHRLEEVMEIADEVTVLRDGRVVSHRPVAETDPARIIQEMTGRELDLTAVRSPAAAAASAERPVVLELRGLPMRESTLDLAVHAGEIVGIAGLAGSGRTRLISHIIGDPWHGGQVIIDGTDVGRLDPARALAAGIAFLPEDRKRDGLVLEQSAPFNVSLSGLIRAGRRWTSRRDDTRRFDDAMQRMSLRGNPRGPVGRLSGGNQQKVLLARLLATDPRVIILDEPTRGVDIGAKKEIWELLEALADSGLAIVMVSSELPEILRLSDRILVVAEGQVTGEFPASTPQHVLLRAALPARERVA; via the coding sequence GTGAACACCCCCACGGCAGCCGCCGCCTCCGGCACTCCGGTGCTGGAGGCGCGCGGCCTCACCAAGAGCTTCGGCACCGCTCGCGTGGTCGACGGCATCCACCTGAGCCTGCTGCCCGGACGCGTGCACGCGCTCGTCGGCGAGAACGGCGCCGGCAAGTCGACGATCATCAAGATGCTGTGCGGGGTGGAGCAGCCTGACGAGGGCGAGTTGCTGCTCGACGGCGAGGCCATCACTCTGCACGCACCGGCGGATGCCGCGTCGGCGCGCATCGCGACCGTCTACCAGGAGCTCGACGTCATCGACGAGCTGACCGTCGCCCAGAACGTCATGCTGGGGCGCGAAGTGCGCCGGGGTCCGTTCCTCGACGACCGCGCCTCGGCGCGCCTCGCCGCCGCCGCGCTGGCCCGAGCCGGCTCGACCGTCGACACGCAGGCCTACCCGCGCGACCTGTCGCTCGCGCAGCAGCAGCGCATCGTCATCGCCCGCTGCCTGCTCGCCGAAGCGCGCGTGCTGATCCTCGATGAGCCCACGGCTGCCCTCGGCCCCCACGAGGTCGACGACCTCGCCGTGCTCGTGCGGGAGCTCACCGCCTCCGGCGTGAGCGTGCTGTTCGTCTCCCACCGTCTCGAGGAGGTCATGGAGATAGCCGACGAGGTCACCGTGCTCCGCGACGGTCGCGTCGTGTCGCACCGGCCGGTGGCCGAGACCGACCCCGCCCGGATCATCCAGGAGATGACCGGCCGTGAACTCGACCTCACGGCCGTGCGCTCGCCGGCCGCCGCGGCCGCATCGGCCGAACGGCCCGTCGTGCTCGAACTGCGGGGCCTGCCGATGCGTGAGAGCACGCTCGACCTTGCGGTGCACGCCGGGGAGATCGTCGGCATCGCCGGGCTCGCCGGCTCTGGACGCACGCGTCTCATCTCGCACATCATCGGCGATCCCTGGCACGGGGGACAGGTGATCATCGACGGCACCGACGTCGGACGACTCGATCCCGCCCGAGCGCTCGCCGCCGGCATCGCGTTCCTGCCCGAAGACCGCAAGCGCGACGGCCTCGTGCTCGAACAGTCCGCGCCCTTCAACGTGTCGCTGTCGGGGCTCATCCGCGCCGGCCGGCGATGGACGAGCCGCCGCGACGACACCCGCCGTTTCGACGACGCGATGCAGCGGATGTCGCTGCGCGGCAACCCGCGCGGACCCGTCGGGCGCCTCTCCGGCGGCAACCAGCAGAAGGTGCTCCTCGCACGCCTGCTGGCGACCGATCCGCGAGTGATCATCCTCGACGAGCCCACGCGCGGCGTCGACATCGGCGCCAAGAAGGAGATCTGGGAGCTGCTGGAGGCGCTGGCCGACAGCGGACTGGCCATCGTCATGGTCTCGTCCGAGCTTCCCGAGATCCTCCGCCTCAGCGACCGCATCCTCGTCGTCGCCGAGGGTCAGGTGACGGGCGAGTTCCCGGCATCCACACCTCAGCACGTGCTGCTGCGCGCCGCCCTGCCGGCGCGCGAGCGCGTGGCCTGA
- a CDS encoding ABC transporter permease, giving the protein MTTTLPATAAEPRPTGSRRRLTLSTLRGSTLLLVLAALVVVFSLQSPLFFTYGNFVSILQACVVVGLLALGLTVVVLTGGIDLSFASVMALTSVTAGAINVSLGMPAVVAVIVALVVGAAFGALNGLLVAITRLQPFVVTLGTYSIALSLSLAVSGGGPIQGLSEDFTDLTAFRVAGIPTAVFVLALIVAVLWVATRKTRWGRFVYATGGNESAARLAGVRIKRIKFSAYVLCGLTAAVAGVLNTSTLQVAQPQPGFNLLLTGVAAVVVGGASLTGGVGSIGGTVVGVVLLAVLSNGLNVLTVAPFWQNLVLGVVIIGAVLLNETVRARSAESGS; this is encoded by the coding sequence GTGACCACCACTCTGCCCGCCACCGCCGCGGAACCGCGCCCGACCGGCTCGCGCCGCCGTCTCACGCTCTCGACGCTGCGGGGAAGCACCCTCCTGCTCGTGCTCGCCGCCCTCGTCGTCGTCTTCTCGCTGCAGTCGCCGCTGTTCTTCACCTACGGCAACTTCGTCTCGATCCTGCAGGCCTGTGTCGTCGTCGGCCTGCTCGCGCTCGGGCTGACCGTCGTCGTGCTCACCGGAGGCATCGATCTCTCGTTCGCCTCGGTGATGGCACTGACGAGCGTGACCGCGGGAGCCATCAACGTCTCGCTCGGCATGCCCGCGGTCGTTGCCGTCATCGTCGCCCTCGTCGTCGGGGCCGCCTTCGGCGCGCTCAACGGGCTGCTCGTTGCCATCACACGGCTGCAGCCGTTCGTCGTGACCCTCGGGACGTACTCGATCGCGCTGTCGCTCTCGCTCGCCGTCTCCGGTGGCGGCCCCATCCAGGGCCTGAGCGAGGACTTCACCGACCTCACCGCGTTCCGTGTCGCCGGCATCCCGACCGCCGTGTTCGTCTTGGCGCTCATCGTCGCGGTGCTGTGGGTCGCGACCCGCAAGACCCGGTGGGGACGCTTCGTGTACGCGACGGGCGGCAACGAGAGCGCTGCGCGCCTGGCCGGCGTGCGCATCAAGCGCATCAAGTTCAGCGCCTACGTCCTCTGCGGACTGACCGCCGCCGTCGCCGGCGTGCTCAACACCAGCACCCTTCAGGTCGCCCAGCCCCAGCCCGGGTTCAACCTGCTGCTGACCGGCGTCGCCGCCGTCGTCGTCGGGGGCGCCTCGCTGACCGGCGGTGTCGGCAGCATCGGCGGCACGGTCGTCGGCGTCGTCCTGCTCGCCGTGCTGTCCAACGGGCTCAACGTGCTGACCGTGGCACCCTTCTGGCAGAACCTGGTGCTCGGCGTCGTCATCATCGGCGCGGTGCTCCTGAACGAGACGGTGCGCGCCCGCTCGGCGGAGTCGGGCTCGTGA
- a CDS encoding amidohydrolase family protein, translated as MIDVVDAHHHLWVLGTPGQRYAWLEDAPVERFHGPDAPLRTDYELDDFRADAEGLREIGMRLVGSVHVDAGASDGVAEARWISQLRESEGMPQAIVAGADLLAADAEERLRALTGIPGVVGVRHILNWHPDPRFTYTARADIISDPVWLANFAALVQADLSFDAQVYPDQYADLARLARQHPEAQIILNHTGMPIGRSDDDIAHWRVQLRALAAEPNVSIKISGLGMVDHRWDAASLRPFVREAIEAFGAERAMFASNFPVDKLYSSYAQLYTAFDELTRDASASERGALFGLTARRIYRMGPLGPSRQETTR; from the coding sequence GTGATCGACGTCGTCGACGCGCACCACCACCTCTGGGTGCTCGGCACGCCCGGCCAGCGCTACGCGTGGCTCGAAGACGCGCCGGTCGAGCGCTTCCACGGGCCCGACGCGCCGCTGCGCACCGACTACGAGCTCGACGACTTCCGCGCCGACGCAGAGGGGCTCCGCGAGATCGGCATGCGTCTGGTCGGCTCGGTGCACGTCGATGCGGGCGCGTCCGACGGCGTCGCCGAGGCGCGCTGGATCTCGCAGCTGCGCGAGTCGGAGGGGATGCCGCAGGCCATCGTCGCCGGCGCCGATCTCCTCGCCGCCGACGCCGAGGAGCGTCTCCGCGCGCTCACCGGCATCCCGGGTGTCGTCGGCGTGCGCCACATCCTCAACTGGCACCCCGATCCGCGCTTCACCTACACCGCACGCGCCGACATCATCAGCGACCCCGTGTGGCTCGCGAACTTCGCCGCGCTCGTACAGGCGGACCTGTCGTTCGACGCGCAGGTCTACCCGGATCAGTACGCCGACCTCGCGCGGCTCGCACGGCAGCATCCCGAGGCGCAGATCATCCTCAACCACACCGGCATGCCGATCGGACGCAGCGACGACGACATCGCGCACTGGCGGGTGCAGCTGCGCGCTCTCGCCGCCGAACCGAACGTGTCGATCAAGATCTCCGGCCTCGGCATGGTCGATCACCGGTGGGATGCCGCGTCGCTCCGTCCCTTCGTCCGTGAGGCGATCGAGGCCTTCGGCGCCGAGCGCGCCATGTTCGCCAGCAATTTCCCGGTCGACAAGCTCTACTCCTCCTACGCACAGCTCTACACGGCGTTCGACGAGCTGACCCGCGATGCCTCGGCATCCGAGCGGGGCGCCCTTTTCGGGCTGACGGCCCGACGCATCTACCGCATGGGTCCCCTCGGCCCGTCCAGACAGGAGACGACACGATGA
- a CDS encoding alcohol dehydrogenase catalytic domain-containing protein has translation MKALTLQEFGRMAVVEHPDPRAEDGTVVIAVIATGICGSDIHGYTGENGRRFPGQIMGHETVGRIIEVGGGVDGLAVGDLVTVNPVVIPATDADEYRGREQHHPDRYVIGVRADLPAAFAERLCVPARNVVRLADDLPPDYGALIEPLAVAVHAVRRVGIAPGHKVLVLGGGPIGQSVVLALIMAGVTDIVVSELDAGRRDLISRLGATAVDPTSSPLVASVEGVFGSLADVTIDAVGISRTLEQALTATRFGGSISLVGMGAPTVELSAFRVSTEERTIVGSFTYSSEDFDDAAHWMSTAPAAASALISEVVSLDDAPAAFARLAHSTTTPGKVLVRFNEGNGDV, from the coding sequence ATGAAGGCGCTGACTCTGCAGGAGTTCGGCCGTATGGCGGTCGTCGAGCATCCCGACCCGCGCGCTGAGGACGGGACTGTCGTCATCGCGGTCATCGCGACCGGCATCTGCGGCTCGGACATCCACGGTTACACGGGGGAGAACGGCCGGCGCTTCCCGGGGCAGATCATGGGTCATGAGACGGTCGGACGCATCATCGAGGTCGGTGGAGGTGTCGACGGCCTCGCGGTGGGCGACCTCGTCACCGTGAACCCGGTCGTCATCCCGGCCACCGATGCGGATGAGTACCGGGGACGCGAACAGCACCACCCCGATCGATACGTCATCGGTGTGCGCGCGGATCTGCCCGCCGCCTTCGCCGAGCGGCTGTGCGTTCCGGCGCGCAATGTCGTCCGCCTTGCCGACGACCTGCCTCCCGACTACGGCGCGCTGATCGAGCCGCTCGCGGTCGCCGTGCACGCCGTGCGCCGGGTCGGCATCGCACCCGGACACAAGGTGCTCGTGCTCGGCGGCGGACCGATCGGGCAGTCCGTCGTGCTCGCGCTCATCATGGCCGGGGTCACCGACATCGTCGTGAGCGAACTGGATGCCGGGCGGCGCGACCTCATCTCTCGCCTCGGCGCGACAGCGGTCGACCCGACGAGCTCCCCGCTGGTCGCGTCGGTCGAAGGCGTGTTCGGTTCGCTCGCCGACGTCACGATCGATGCGGTGGGCATCAGCCGCACGCTCGAGCAGGCGCTCACCGCAACGCGGTTCGGCGGTTCGATCTCCCTCGTCGGGATGGGGGCGCCGACGGTGGAGCTCTCGGCGTTCCGAGTGAGCACCGAGGAGCGCACGATCGTCGGCAGCTTCACGTATTCGTCGGAGGACTTCGACGACGCGGCGCACTGGATGTCGACGGCGCCCGCCGCGGCTTCCGCCCTCATCAGCGAGGTGGTGTCGCTCGATGACGCCCCCGCGGCATTCGCGCGCCTCGCGCACTCCACGACCACGCCGGGCAAGGTGCTCGTGCGCTTCAACGAAGGGAACGGCGATGTCTGA
- the rhmD gene encoding L-rhamnonate dehydratase, with protein sequence MSELRIAQVRAYTLRGGGADYHDQPEGHWIDDHIATPMSVYPEFRQSRQSFGINVLGTLVVEIEAEDGTVGFSVTTAGEVGAFIVERHLARFGEGARVTDIERIWDQMYKSTLFYGRRGVVLNAISGVDLALYDLLGKIRQEPVFALLGGAVRDELVFYATGARPDRAKELGFIGGKMPLHHGPAEGEEGMRKNLEMIRDMRERVGDDFWLMLDCWMSLDLDYATRLAHGAAEYGLKWIEEALPPDDYWGYAQLRAQVPPTMLVTTGEHEATRWGFRHLLEMKAADIIQPDVGWCGGITELAKISALADAHGVMVVPHGSSVYSYHFVVTRTNSPFAEFLMMHPTAEEVVPMFSPILDGEPVPVNGRLKVPETPGFGVSLNPDIPTFRPYTH encoded by the coding sequence ATGTCTGAGCTGCGGATCGCGCAGGTGCGCGCCTACACGCTGCGCGGCGGCGGGGCCGATTATCACGACCAGCCGGAAGGGCACTGGATCGACGACCACATCGCCACGCCGATGTCGGTTTATCCGGAGTTCCGGCAGTCGCGGCAGAGCTTCGGCATCAACGTCCTCGGAACTCTCGTCGTCGAGATCGAAGCCGAAGACGGCACGGTGGGCTTCTCGGTCACGACCGCCGGTGAAGTGGGCGCGTTCATCGTCGAGCGCCACCTCGCGCGGTTCGGCGAAGGTGCACGCGTCACCGACATCGAGCGCATCTGGGACCAGATGTACAAGTCGACGCTGTTCTACGGCCGTCGCGGTGTCGTGCTGAACGCCATCAGCGGCGTCGATCTGGCGCTGTACGACCTGCTCGGCAAGATCCGTCAGGAGCCGGTGTTCGCGCTTCTGGGCGGCGCCGTCCGCGACGAGCTGGTCTTCTACGCCACCGGTGCGCGACCCGATCGGGCGAAGGAGCTCGGCTTCATCGGCGGCAAGATGCCGCTGCACCACGGGCCGGCCGAAGGTGAAGAGGGCATGCGCAAGAACCTCGAGATGATCCGCGACATGCGTGAGCGCGTCGGCGACGACTTCTGGCTGATGCTCGACTGCTGGATGTCACTCGACCTCGACTACGCCACCCGGCTGGCGCACGGAGCCGCCGAATACGGCCTGAAGTGGATCGAGGAGGCGCTGCCACCGGACGACTACTGGGGTTATGCGCAGCTGCGTGCCCAGGTTCCGCCCACGATGCTCGTTACGACCGGTGAGCACGAAGCGACGCGCTGGGGCTTCCGTCACCTGCTGGAGATGAAAGCGGCCGACATCATCCAGCCCGACGTGGGGTGGTGCGGAGGAATCACCGAGCTGGCCAAGATCTCCGCCCTCGCCGACGCGCACGGCGTCATGGTCGTGCCGCACGGCTCGTCGGTGTACTCGTACCACTTCGTCGTCACCCGGACCAACAGCCCGTTCGCCGAGTTCCTGATGATGCACCCCACTGCGGAGGAAGTGGTTCCCATGTTCTCGCCGATCCTCGACGGTGAGCCGGTGCCCGTCAACGGACGACTGAAGGTGCCCGAGACGCCGGGATTCGGCGTGTCGCTGAACCCCGACATCCCGACATTCCGTCCCTACACCCACTGA
- a CDS encoding fumarylacetoacetate hydrolase family protein, with protein MKLRRLGPQGTEIPVVEDGGRYLRIDALTADIDGVFFAGGGLERVRAALAAGTLPELDGAAQLRVGAPIARPTAVLCIGQNYAAHAAESGDAPPTVPILFYKHPNTVVGPFDDVAIPPGAVKVDWEVELGVVIGRRARYLSSPAEALDYVAGYVVSNDVSERAYQVEHSGGQWSKGKSAETFNPLGPALVTADEVGDPQNLRLWSLVNGQPRQDSHTGDMIFSVAEIVHHLSQYVVLEPGDLINTGTPQGVALSGRFPYLSEGDVMEVGIERLGAAQQRLVAASVPA; from the coding sequence ATGAAGCTGCGTCGACTCGGGCCCCAGGGCACGGAGATCCCCGTGGTGGAAGACGGCGGTCGCTACCTGCGCATCGACGCGCTGACCGCCGACATCGACGGCGTGTTTTTCGCCGGTGGTGGCCTGGAGCGCGTGCGCGCCGCGCTCGCCGCCGGAACGCTGCCCGAACTCGACGGTGCGGCGCAGTTGCGTGTCGGAGCACCGATCGCTCGGCCGACCGCGGTGCTGTGCATCGGGCAGAACTACGCTGCACACGCCGCCGAGTCCGGCGATGCGCCGCCAACGGTGCCGATCCTGTTCTACAAGCACCCGAACACGGTCGTCGGCCCCTTCGACGACGTCGCCATTCCCCCCGGTGCGGTCAAGGTCGACTGGGAGGTGGAGCTGGGTGTGGTCATCGGGCGCCGCGCGCGCTATCTCTCTTCGCCCGCAGAGGCCTTGGACTACGTCGCGGGCTACGTCGTCAGCAACGACGTCTCCGAACGCGCGTATCAGGTCGAACACTCGGGCGGGCAGTGGTCGAAGGGCAAGAGCGCCGAGACGTTCAATCCGCTCGGGCCGGCGCTCGTCACAGCCGACGAGGTCGGCGACCCGCAGAACCTGCGGCTGTGGTCGCTCGTGAACGGGCAGCCTCGACAGGACTCCCACACCGGCGACATGATCTTCTCCGTCGCCGAGATCGTCCACCACCTCAGCCAGTACGTCGTGCTCGAGCCGGGCGATCTCATCAACACGGGCACGCCGCAGGGTGTCGCGCTTTCGGGACGCTTTCCCTATCTCTCGGAGGGCGACGTCATGGAGGTCGGCATCGAAAGGCTCGGCGCCGCACAGCAGCGACTGGTGGCCGCGTCGGTGCCCGCCTGA
- a CDS encoding GNAT family N-acetyltransferase: protein MPDVSIDLLASTLSDDAAARNAVLDNAAWSSLTGPHAAFAIGGELARRYPDDVAPFVAVRTWDDPAVWDALREIVDAGEQFGLSGFDGELPDGWEFVGGGDGVQLIETPALSTRPDEEAVELGADDVEDMLAIVARNQPGPFRPRTHELGRYVGIRRGGRLVAMAGERLHPAGWTEISAVAVDEDHRRQGFASRLVLDVAFHIQQRGDRALMHAAASNTGAIAAYERLGFALRRRTRFSSVRAPQ, encoded by the coding sequence GTGCCCGATGTCTCGATCGATCTTCTCGCTTCCACCCTCTCCGACGACGCCGCTGCGCGGAACGCCGTGCTCGACAACGCGGCGTGGTCGTCGCTGACGGGGCCGCACGCCGCGTTCGCCATCGGCGGCGAGCTCGCCCGCCGCTACCCGGACGATGTCGCGCCCTTCGTCGCCGTGCGCACGTGGGACGACCCCGCGGTCTGGGACGCGCTGCGCGAGATCGTGGATGCCGGGGAGCAGTTCGGTCTGTCGGGCTTCGACGGCGAGCTGCCGGACGGGTGGGAGTTCGTCGGCGGCGGCGACGGTGTGCAGCTGATCGAGACGCCAGCGTTATCGACGCGCCCGGACGAAGAGGCTGTGGAGCTCGGTGCCGACGATGTGGAGGACATGCTCGCGATCGTTGCCCGCAACCAACCCGGTCCGTTCCGCCCGCGCACCCACGAACTCGGGCGCTACGTCGGCATCCGCCGGGGCGGGCGCCTCGTGGCGATGGCGGGCGAGCGCCTGCATCCCGCAGGCTGGACCGAGATCAGCGCCGTCGCGGTCGATGAGGACCACCGCCGTCAGGGGTTCGCTTCGCGGCTCGTGCTGGATGTGGCCTTCCACATCCAGCAGCGCGGCGACCGGGCGCTGATGCATGCCGCGGCATCCAACACCGGCGCGATCGCCGCCTACGAGCGTCTCGGCTTCGCGCTGCGTCGCCGCACGCGTTTCAGCTCGGTGCGCGCGCCGCAGTAG